A window from Candidatus Poseidoniia archaeon encodes these proteins:
- the narH gene encoding nitrate reductase subunit beta, translating into MKIMKQMGMIFNMDKCLGCNTCTVACKNVWTNREGAKYMFWNNVETKPGIGYPKEWENQEEYGGGWELTGKKNKPLKLKLHGKGKALLNLFYNPRQPEMGDYVNRDGTYTFTYEDLHSPKLHKQQPVARPKSEVTGEEDIPIEWGVNWEDNAAGAHVTGQWDYNFSDMSEEAHKAMLQYQDSFMIYLPRICNHCANPACVGACPSAAAHKREEDGVVLIDQTRCRGWRYCVSACPYKKAYYNWRSGKMEKCILCYPRLESGQPPACFHACPGRIRYMSPLLINRDRVIEVATAPEADLVELHREIVLDPHDPEVIAAAKEQDISESWLDAAQRSPVYKMFKEWKIALPLHPEFRTVPSLFYVPPESPVSSSLDKGTRRSAIGGKTVLPNLEEFRVPIKYLSRLLAAGNEQQVEQALQRQLALRRYRRSQRVEGKPDIEVLAQVGLTADQADQMHRLLSLAFLNERFVVPTTRREETGSSPHVERGFVGFHEMSPLSPMSRREEWHVDHHRKDKVEP; encoded by the coding sequence ATGAAAATCATGAAGCAGATGGGGATGATTTTCAACATGGACAAGTGTCTAGGGTGCAACACCTGTACCGTCGCCTGCAAGAATGTCTGGACCAATCGTGAAGGAGCCAAGTACATGTTCTGGAACAACGTCGAGACGAAACCCGGTATTGGTTACCCCAAAGAGTGGGAGAATCAGGAGGAGTATGGCGGCGGCTGGGAACTCACCGGTAAGAAAAACAAACCTCTGAAACTGAAATTGCATGGCAAGGGAAAGGCACTGCTCAACCTATTCTACAATCCTCGTCAACCAGAGATGGGCGACTATGTCAACCGTGATGGTACCTACACATTCACCTATGAAGACCTGCACAGTCCTAAACTGCACAAGCAGCAGCCCGTGGCGCGCCCCAAGTCAGAAGTGACTGGCGAGGAGGATATTCCCATTGAATGGGGAGTCAATTGGGAGGACAACGCCGCTGGGGCTCACGTGACCGGCCAGTGGGATTACAATTTCTCCGACATGAGTGAAGAGGCTCACAAGGCCATGCTTCAGTATCAGGACTCCTTCATGATTTACCTGCCACGCATTTGCAATCACTGTGCCAATCCTGCCTGTGTTGGGGCCTGCCCTAGCGCGGCAGCACACAAGCGTGAAGAAGATGGCGTGGTGCTCATTGACCAGACTCGTTGTCGGGGCTGGCGCTATTGCGTTTCGGCTTGCCCCTACAAGAAGGCCTACTACAACTGGCGCTCGGGGAAGATGGAGAAATGTATTCTCTGCTACCCCCGACTTGAATCCGGGCAACCACCTGCGTGCTTCCATGCCTGTCCAGGACGGATTCGTTACATGAGCCCCCTGCTCATAAATCGCGACAGAGTGATCGAAGTCGCTACGGCACCGGAGGCAGACTTAGTGGAGTTGCACCGCGAAATCGTACTTGACCCCCACGATCCAGAGGTCATCGCAGCAGCAAAGGAACAGGATATTTCAGAATCGTGGCTTGATGCTGCCCAGCGTTCCCCGGTCTACAAGATGTTCAAGGAGTGGAAGATCGCCCTGCCGCTGCATCCTGAATTCCGTACTGTTCCGTCGCTCTTCTATGTTCCGCCCGAGAGCCCAGTGTCGTCGTCACTGGACAAGGGAACTCGGCGTTCAGCAATAGGTGGTAAAACGGTCCTTCCTAACTTAGAGGAATTCCGGGTGCCAATCAAGTACCTCTCCCGATTGCTAGCAGCTGGCAATGAACAGCAGGTTGAACAAGCGCTCCAGCGACAGCTTGCCCTGCGCCGCTACCGCCGTTCACAGCGGGTAGAAGGCAAACCGGACATCGAAGTACTGGCACAAGTGGGTCTGACTGCCGACCAGGCCGATCAGATGCACAGACTACTATCGCTTGCTTTCCTCAACGAGCGCTTTGTGGTTCCTACTACCCGGCGTGAAGAGACTGGCAGCAGCCCGCATGTTGAGCGTGGTTTCGTCGGTTTCCATGAAATGTCTCCGTTATCTCCTATGTCACGACGCGAAGAATGGCATGTCGACCACCACCGTAAGGACAAGGTGGAACCATGA
- a CDS encoding respiratory nitrate reductase subunit gamma → MADFWSIWADFWFGVFPYLALGLFLGLPIYRAYRGHLVYPFKEQWTARGDFEWTPRPSGFFGRRWMGTASMALHWGIITLFVSHLLGLIGGYYGKTNWIEAFHWLGLAAGLLFVYGLSIALIRRVKIPEMRAMSKNEDYIILIWLLSIALTALYQVIVNRFFGASMDVAPWVISLVRFSPDVALVTSNSLITQLHLGLALGFFAYFPFTKMVHMWSYPFGYITRPYIAVRQYMRWAR, encoded by the coding sequence ATGGCCGATTTCTGGTCAATCTGGGCGGATTTCTGGTTCGGCGTATTTCCGTATCTGGCATTGGGTCTGTTTCTGGGCCTCCCGATTTACCGGGCCTACCGGGGGCATCTGGTATACCCGTTCAAAGAACAGTGGACTGCACGGGGCGACTTCGAATGGACCCCCCGACCCAGTGGATTCTTCGGACGCCGCTGGATGGGGACTGCCAGTATGGCCCTCCACTGGGGTATCATTACTCTCTTCGTTAGTCACCTGCTGGGGTTGATTGGAGGTTACTACGGTAAAACCAACTGGATTGAGGCCTTCCACTGGCTGGGACTGGCGGCAGGCCTGCTATTCGTCTATGGCCTTTCCATTGCCCTGATTCGAAGGGTAAAGATTCCCGAGATGCGGGCCATGTCAAAGAACGAGGACTACATAATCCTGATTTGGCTACTCTCCATCGCACTGACGGCACTTTACCAGGTGATCGTCAACCGCTTTTTCGGTGCCTCAATGGATGTGGCACCGTGGGTAATCAGCCTCGTCAGATTCTCCCCTGATGTGGCGCTGGTGACCAGCAACTCGCTGATTACTCAGCTGCACCTTGGACTGGCCCTCGGTTTCTTCGCCTACTTCCCGTTTACCAAGATGGTCCATATGTGGAGCTACCCTTTTGGCTACATAACGAGGCCCTACATCGCCGTCCGGCAGTACATGCGCTGGGCGCGGTGA
- a CDS encoding MFS transporter, with amino-acid sequence MTINNTVADKEAFEELYEGAEATPQRATRILILNTFAFTINFACWMMYGVLITHLTFVNQLYDWDQSEIGWLIGIPVLTGALLRLPVGGLTDMYGGRKVFTGVMLVSAIPMYLVSMANSFWGFFLAGLGFGICGASFAAGIAYTSIWFRKDKQGTALGIFGAGNAGAALTAICAPRLLAHFTNDGANPDGWQSLPQLYAGMLVVTAVLFWFFTYERKVRGGEEIAMRKRLEPLRDVRVWRFGLYYFLVFGGFVALAQWLIPYYVNVYTVSVATAGMLTAIFSFPSGVIRALGGWMSDYWGARTIMYWILGACLLSSVLLLPPRMDVTSPGEGVTALSDGTVINVDEINHTIIVEEANGVNRTYEYDGATEAELKKLEEGFGNELHILPVVSSWQEPIVEIGDEIERKELLAKGITYIVFQANVWIFTFWVFVLGIAMGIGKAAVYKHIPVYYPRDIGVVGGLVGVLGGLGGFVCPVIFGYLLEWTGLWTTTWAFFVFISAACLFWMHRIVQRMTHAHAPNITRLIEDPGASFIPSINIRCPHDEVDAEVHLRVVTGDPAVLQVSWCSNWVDDKCPNHCSSQCLVETEM; translated from the coding sequence TTGACAATCAACAACACTGTGGCCGACAAAGAAGCGTTTGAAGAACTCTATGAAGGGGCAGAAGCAACCCCTCAACGGGCAACCCGGATACTAATCCTCAATACATTTGCCTTCACGATTAATTTCGCCTGCTGGATGATGTACGGCGTGCTCATCACCCACCTCACCTTTGTAAACCAGCTTTACGACTGGGATCAGTCCGAGATTGGTTGGCTTATTGGCATTCCTGTGCTTACTGGAGCCTTGCTGCGATTACCAGTAGGTGGGCTTACTGACATGTACGGCGGTCGTAAGGTCTTCACAGGAGTAATGCTGGTTTCAGCCATCCCCATGTACCTCGTGAGTATGGCTAACAGCTTCTGGGGATTCTTCTTGGCCGGACTGGGCTTTGGAATCTGTGGAGCTTCATTTGCAGCAGGCATCGCCTACACCTCGATCTGGTTCCGCAAGGACAAGCAAGGCACTGCCCTCGGAATATTCGGAGCCGGCAATGCCGGAGCGGCGCTGACAGCCATCTGCGCTCCGAGGCTACTCGCCCATTTTACCAACGATGGTGCCAATCCAGACGGATGGCAGTCTCTGCCTCAACTGTATGCCGGGATGCTGGTCGTGACGGCAGTCCTCTTCTGGTTCTTCACTTACGAACGCAAAGTTAGAGGGGGGGAGGAGATTGCGATGAGGAAACGTCTGGAACCGCTTCGGGATGTGCGGGTCTGGCGGTTCGGACTCTACTACTTCCTCGTGTTCGGTGGTTTCGTCGCTCTCGCCCAGTGGCTGATCCCCTACTATGTCAATGTCTACACCGTTAGTGTGGCGACAGCTGGCATGCTGACTGCAATATTCAGCTTCCCTTCCGGAGTTATCCGCGCCCTAGGAGGCTGGATGTCGGACTATTGGGGTGCTCGCACCATAATGTACTGGATTCTCGGCGCATGTCTCCTTTCCTCAGTCTTGCTGCTTCCGCCTCGAATGGATGTCACCTCGCCGGGTGAGGGAGTTACTGCGCTTTCTGATGGCACGGTCATCAATGTGGACGAAATCAACCACACAATAATCGTCGAGGAGGCGAATGGGGTTAATCGCACCTACGAATATGATGGTGCGACCGAGGCAGAGTTAAAGAAACTGGAAGAAGGGTTTGGCAATGAGCTCCACATCCTTCCAGTTGTCAGCAGCTGGCAAGAGCCAATAGTCGAGATTGGCGATGAAATTGAACGGAAGGAATTGCTCGCCAAAGGAATCACATATATCGTTTTCCAGGCCAATGTCTGGATTTTTACCTTCTGGGTGTTCGTCCTCGGTATTGCGATGGGGATTGGCAAGGCTGCAGTGTACAAACACATCCCGGTCTACTACCCAAGGGATATTGGCGTGGTTGGAGGCCTGGTCGGCGTACTCGGTGGACTGGGTGGTTTTGTATGCCCTGTCATCTTCGGCTACCTGCTGGAGTGGACCGGGCTGTGGACCACCACCTGGGCCTTCTTCGTTTTCATCTCAGCCGCGTGTCTGTTCTGGATGCATCGCATCGTGCAGCGCATGACACATGCCCACGCTCCAAACATTACACGACTGATTGAGGATCCAGGGGCATCGTTCATTCCATCGATTAATATTCGCTGCCCACACGATGAGGTCGATGCCGAAGTACATTTGCGCGTTGTTACCGGTGACCCAGCCGTACTCCAGGTGTCATGGTGTTCTAACTGGGTCGATGATAAATGTCCTAATCACTGCAGTTCACAATGCTTGGTAGAGACAGAAATGTGA
- a CDS encoding MFS transporter, whose translation MTEEDESNKEMAATPAVESKDPGTGVQFDCWDPEDDEFWEESGKGLANRNLWISIPNLFLGFAIWMVWSVIVTKIQGIHDANADIYSFSGWGGLTGDEYKALLYILPGVAGLAGATFRITNSFMIEISGGRNVIAATTLLLLLPMVGAGIALKDPDVSFTVLIIYALMSGVGGGAFASSMSNISFFYPRKMQGLSLGLNAGLGNLGVSAMQFSVPVVMGFALFGGMSGSAIGGYYVGNAALLWVPFCAFFMVAAWLWMNNMPEHDVANTANSLKKYFWLEAIGYMAAGIVVAGFVATRDSSIFVSPLMGIVRIFIMVGIAVAVTLALMRYATPGQVKESLLDQWKIFGKKHNWLMTWLYIMTFGSFIGFSAVFPKLILDVFGYLPDGTDNPWYDNQALTYSFLGPMVGAALRPPGGWMADKWGGARVTHWATVVMVIATIGVGLIIVAAQASETPQDYFVSFMALFMILFTTTGIGNGSTFRMIAIIFPRKQAGPVLGWTSSIAAYGAFIIPSVFAVSIAAKVPEYAMYGFAAYYVSCLGVNWWYYARKDAEMPC comes from the coding sequence ATGACAGAAGAAGATGAATCGAATAAGGAAATGGCTGCAACACCTGCTGTAGAATCCAAAGACCCGGGTACGGGAGTGCAGTTCGATTGCTGGGACCCGGAAGACGATGAGTTCTGGGAGGAGTCGGGTAAGGGGCTAGCGAATCGCAACCTATGGATATCTATTCCCAACCTGTTTTTGGGATTTGCGATATGGATGGTTTGGAGTGTGATTGTCACGAAAATTCAGGGCATCCATGATGCTAACGCTGATATCTATTCATTCAGTGGTTGGGGGGGCCTGACTGGGGATGAATACAAGGCTCTGCTGTACATACTTCCAGGTGTGGCAGGGCTTGCTGGTGCGACCTTCCGCATCACTAATTCATTCATGATTGAAATCTCTGGTGGTCGTAATGTCATCGCTGCCACAACACTGTTACTGCTGCTGCCGATGGTTGGAGCAGGCATCGCTCTGAAGGACCCCGATGTCTCATTCACGGTACTAATCATTTACGCATTGATGTCGGGAGTGGGAGGTGGGGCATTCGCCTCCTCGATGTCTAACATCTCCTTCTTTTATCCGCGCAAGATGCAGGGCCTTTCACTCGGCCTTAATGCCGGACTTGGAAATCTAGGAGTAAGCGCGATGCAATTCTCAGTCCCAGTTGTGATGGGATTTGCCCTGTTTGGAGGAATGTCTGGTTCTGCAATCGGTGGTTATTATGTGGGTAACGCTGCTCTGCTGTGGGTACCGTTCTGTGCCTTTTTCATGGTTGCCGCATGGCTATGGATGAACAACATGCCAGAGCATGATGTAGCCAATACAGCAAACTCGCTGAAGAAATATTTCTGGCTTGAAGCGATTGGTTACATGGCTGCAGGAATCGTCGTCGCTGGATTCGTTGCCACCCGTGACAGTTCCATTTTTGTTTCACCTTTAATGGGTATTGTTCGCATCTTCATAATGGTCGGGATAGCGGTGGCCGTCACTCTCGCCCTGATGCGATATGCTACACCGGGTCAGGTGAAGGAGAGTCTGTTAGACCAATGGAAGATATTTGGTAAAAAACATAATTGGTTGATGACCTGGCTCTACATCATGACCTTCGGATCGTTCATCGGCTTCTCCGCTGTCTTTCCCAAGCTCATTCTCGACGTATTCGGGTACTTGCCGGATGGCACAGACAACCCCTGGTACGACAACCAAGCATTGACTTACAGTTTCCTCGGACCGATGGTTGGTGCGGCATTACGTCCACCGGGTGGTTGGATGGCCGACAAGTGGGGTGGCGCTAGAGTAACTCACTGGGCAACTGTGGTGATGGTTATTGCTACAATTGGAGTCGGTTTGATCATTGTCGCGGCACAGGCATCTGAGACCCCACAGGATTACTTTGTCTCATTTATGGCTTTGTTCATGATTCTGTTCACCACCACCGGCATCGGGAATGGCTCGACATTCCGAATGATAGCCATCATATTCCCACGTAAACAGGCAGGCCCTGTTCTCGGTTGGACATCTTCTATCGCCGCATATGGGGCATTCATCATCCCGTCTGTATTCGCAGTCTCAATCGCCGCCAAAGTGCCTGAGTATGCAATGTATGGCTTTGCCGCTTACTATGTCTCCTGTCTCGGAGTCAACTGGTGGTACTATGCTCGTAAAGATGCTGAGATGCCCTGCTGA
- a CDS encoding bifunctional 5,10-methylenetetrahydrofolate dehydrogenase/5,10-methenyltetrahydrofolate cyclohydrolase has product MSAAIIDGRAVAAAIESELQARVAQLGSAPRLAVVQVGEDPASTSYIRAKSRAAERVGIKLAHHHLAAATTLGELRALVERLNSSEHGIIVQLPLPDGLEPALARIAPACDVDGFHPENLGKLLRGEPGLRPCTPAGIMELLERSGHSPAGKHAVIIGRSNIVGKPLAVMLTQANATVTVCHTATADLAHHTRQAELLVVAAGRPNTVTPEMVRPGATVVDVGVNHTAGGLVGDCAPGVADVAGALTPVPGGVGPMTVAMLMANTAAAAED; this is encoded by the coding sequence ATGAGCGCTGCCATCATTGACGGGCGGGCAGTCGCGGCCGCCATCGAGAGCGAGCTGCAGGCGCGCGTCGCCCAACTCGGCAGCGCACCCCGGCTGGCGGTGGTGCAGGTAGGCGAAGACCCCGCCTCGACCAGCTACATCCGCGCCAAGTCACGCGCCGCGGAGCGCGTTGGTATCAAGCTGGCGCACCACCACCTCGCTGCCGCTACCACGCTCGGGGAGCTAAGGGCACTTGTCGAGCGGCTCAACTCCAGCGAACACGGCATTATCGTCCAGCTGCCGCTACCGGATGGCCTCGAGCCGGCGCTGGCGCGCATCGCGCCAGCGTGCGACGTCGACGGCTTCCACCCCGAGAACCTCGGAAAGCTGCTGCGCGGCGAACCGGGGTTGCGCCCCTGTACGCCCGCCGGCATCATGGAGCTGCTCGAGCGCAGCGGCCACTCGCCCGCAGGGAAGCACGCTGTCATCATTGGCCGCAGCAACATCGTCGGCAAGCCACTCGCCGTGATGCTTACACAGGCCAACGCCACCGTGACGGTCTGCCACACCGCAACGGCCGACCTGGCGCACCACACCCGGCAAGCCGAACTGCTGGTCGTGGCTGCCGGCCGACCGAATACCGTCACGCCCGAGATGGTGCGGCCCGGTGCAACGGTGGTGGACGTCGGCGTCAACCACACCGCGGGTGGGCTGGTCGGCGACTGCGCGCCCGGCGTCGCCGACGTGGCGGGCGCGCTGACGCCGGTGCCGGGCGGTGTGGGGCCGATGACGGTCGCGATGCTGATGGCCAACACGGCCGCGGCTGCCGAAGATTAG
- a CDS encoding RusA family crossover junction endodeoxyribonuclease, translating into MRIEFTIPGKPVAQGRPRFYRKGSYVVATDPKASKVYKADIAYVAQRAREEAGVAGLLEGPLGLTVVAYFPCPRSKWRKRVPRPEEHHDKRPDADNLAKAVKDGLSGVLYHDDGQVAELVVRKRRAAQGDAPRVEVCLYTLDPLGGK; encoded by the coding sequence GTGCGCATTGAGTTCACTATCCCCGGCAAGCCGGTCGCGCAGGGGCGGCCGCGGTTCTATCGCAAGGGCAGCTACGTCGTGGCGACCGACCCCAAGGCGTCGAAGGTCTACAAGGCCGATATCGCCTACGTGGCGCAGCGCGCCCGCGAGGAGGCTGGCGTGGCCGGGCTGCTCGAAGGACCCCTCGGCCTGACCGTCGTGGCCTACTTTCCCTGCCCCAGGAGCAAGTGGCGCAAGCGCGTCCCGCGGCCGGAAGAGCACCACGACAAGCGCCCCGACGCCGACAACCTCGCCAAGGCGGTCAAGGATGGCCTGAGCGGCGTGCTCTACCACGATGACGGGCAGGTCGCCGAGCTGGTCGTCCGCAAGCGGCGCGCCGCGCAGGGCGACGCGCCGCGGGTCGAAGTCTGCCTCTACACCCTCGACCCCTTGGGGGGCAAATGA
- a CDS encoding ribosome biogenesis/translation initiation ATPase RLI produces MRVAVLHEDRCQPKRCMNECYNFCPPVRNGVEVITWREDDKPLVSEPLCIGCGICIHKCPHDALTIINLPEGDERETIHRYGQNDFRLFRLPAPKQGQVVGLLGANGTGKTTAISLLAGELVPNLGDWELAGDWPVVLEHFAGTELHAHFAALADGSASVALKPQYVDQIPKRFAGTLRELLVRVADDDRVAEVVAELGLTGLDQPLAKLSGGELQKGAIAATLLKEAELYFFDEPCSYLDIEQRLLVAQRIAELGATKSVVVIEHDLAILDYVTEQLHLLYGEPAAYGIVSQPLGVRHGINSYLEGELREENVRLRDSRIEFLAHPPRTGWDAQPLVSWPELEKQQGSFKLKTATGEILQGQVLGVVGGNATGKTTFMRMLVGDLAPDTGKVELALQVSYKPQYITPQSDVLVEELLRSTEGFDEHYLKTELMNPLALETLMRQDLESLSGGELQRVAIAECLLREADLYLFDEPSAYLDANQRMVAARTIRRCMEQRTASALVVDHDVYFIDYVSDGLFCFSGTPGEHGLAEGPFRMRVGMNHFLKRLDVTFRRDRNTNRPRINKPGSRLDRAQKSAGEYYYSS; encoded by the coding sequence ATGCGAGTCGCAGTACTGCACGAGGACCGTTGCCAGCCCAAGCGCTGCATGAACGAGTGCTACAACTTCTGCCCGCCGGTGCGCAACGGGGTCGAAGTCATCACCTGGCGTGAGGACGACAAGCCACTGGTTTCCGAACCGCTCTGCATCGGTTGCGGTATTTGTATTCACAAGTGCCCACACGACGCGCTCACGATTATCAATCTCCCGGAAGGCGACGAGCGTGAGACAATTCACCGCTACGGACAGAACGATTTCCGGCTCTTCCGGCTGCCGGCGCCGAAGCAGGGGCAGGTGGTCGGCCTGCTCGGCGCGAACGGCACCGGCAAGACCACCGCCATCTCGCTGCTGGCGGGCGAGCTGGTGCCCAACCTGGGTGACTGGGAACTGGCGGGCGACTGGCCAGTGGTGCTGGAGCATTTCGCCGGCACCGAACTGCACGCCCATTTTGCGGCGCTGGCAGATGGCAGTGCCAGCGTCGCGCTCAAACCGCAGTACGTCGACCAGATTCCGAAGCGCTTCGCAGGCACGCTGCGCGAGCTGCTGGTGCGAGTCGCGGATGACGACAGGGTCGCCGAAGTGGTCGCCGAGCTGGGGCTGACCGGGCTCGACCAGCCGCTGGCGAAGCTCTCGGGCGGCGAATTGCAGAAGGGCGCTATCGCCGCGACGCTGCTGAAAGAGGCGGAGCTCTATTTCTTCGACGAACCCTGCTCGTATCTCGATATCGAGCAGCGGTTGCTGGTGGCGCAGCGTATCGCCGAACTCGGCGCCACGAAATCGGTCGTGGTCATTGAGCACGACCTTGCCATTCTCGACTATGTTACCGAGCAGCTGCACCTGCTCTACGGCGAGCCCGCGGCATACGGCATCGTCTCGCAGCCGCTGGGAGTCCGTCACGGCATCAACAGCTACCTTGAGGGGGAGCTGCGCGAGGAGAACGTGCGACTGCGCGACAGCCGCATCGAGTTCCTGGCGCACCCGCCGCGGACCGGCTGGGACGCGCAACCGCTCGTCAGCTGGCCGGAGTTGGAGAAGCAGCAGGGAAGCTTCAAGCTCAAAACGGCCACGGGCGAAATCCTGCAGGGGCAGGTGCTGGGCGTCGTGGGCGGTAACGCCACAGGCAAAACGACTTTCATGCGCATGCTGGTGGGCGACCTTGCGCCCGATACCGGGAAGGTTGAGCTGGCGCTGCAGGTTTCCTACAAGCCGCAATACATTACGCCGCAGTCGGACGTGCTGGTGGAGGAGTTGCTGCGTTCGACAGAAGGTTTCGACGAGCACTATTTAAAAACAGAATTGATGAATCCGCTTGCGCTGGAGACCCTGATGCGGCAGGACCTCGAGTCCCTTTCCGGGGGCGAATTGCAGCGCGTCGCGATTGCCGAATGTTTGCTGCGCGAGGCTGATTTGTATCTCTTCGACGAGCCCTCCGCGTATCTCGACGCGAACCAGCGCATGGTTGCGGCACGCACCATCCGGCGCTGCATGGAGCAGCGCACCGCTTCGGCGCTGGTGGTTGACCACGACGTCTACTTCATCGACTACGTTTCCGATGGCCTGTTCTGCTTCTCCGGCACGCCGGGGGAACATGGCCTGGCGGAGGGCCCATTCAGGATGCGTGTCGGGATGAACCACTTCCTGAAGCGGCTCGATGTCACTTTCCGGCGCGACCGAAACACCAATCGCCCGCGCATCAATAAGCCCGGCTCACGGCTTGACCGGGCGCAGAAGTCGGCTGGCGAATATTACTACTCCAGTTGA